The following proteins come from a genomic window of Amyelois transitella isolate CPQ chromosome 24, ilAmyTran1.1, whole genome shotgun sequence:
- the LOC106135874 gene encoding facilitated trehalose transporter Tret1, giving the protein MLKYTVKKYCSEGSKVHQILIAVLMVLPVFSYGTAVGWMSPMGPRLMSEDSPAAEPVHADVISWMASVAYLVGTPAVFFFGYIVDNYGRKKALMFTSLSMVVCWGLKLYSTETWALITARAIIGLGVSGSYVVTPLYIKEISEDSIRGVLGSLVVLSQNFGNLVVYILGEYLSYHATLWICLAVPLLHLLVFTTMPETPSYLLKCGKVEEARDALAWLRCRETSEPTVDSELQLLLLELEQNKEGRFLSNIKTLISDRSTFRAFRITLIITLAREMCGCLTVLHFASLIFNYASADGWMLTPNQQAALLGVVQLIGSCTASSLVERTGRKMLLGTTCFVSGIALCALGSWFYVSSVGITGASWVPVAALCLCIYCDAAGLQPVPFVIMTEMFSFQLRGTVTSIVISFACALVSIQLRVFQPLANAVGLYLIFWLFAGICLISTVYIFMVVPETRMRSIDEIYAEIGGKKESKDCEADVTRL; this is encoded by the exons ATGTTAAAATACACAGTGAAGAAATATTGTTCGGAGGGCAGCAAGGTGCATCAAATTCTTATAGCGGTTttga TGGTCCTCCCCGTATTCTCCTACGGGACAGCGGTAGGATGGATGTCCCCCATGGGGCCCCGGCTCATGTCCGAGGACTCCCCAGCAGCTGAGCCAGTCCATGCCGACGTCATATCCTGGATGGCCTCAGTGGCGTACCTTGTGGGGACCCCGgctgtattcttttttggataTATAGTGGATAACTATGGAAGGAAAAAGGCGTTGATGTTCACCTCTTTGTCTATGGTG GTCTGTTGGGGCCTAAAACTCTATTCCACCGAGACCTGGGCGCTCATCACAGCGCGAGCTATCATCGGGCTCGGAGTCAGTGGCTCCTACGTGGTCACACCTCTATACATCAAGGAAATTAGCGAAGACTCAATAAGAGGGGTACTTGGCAGCTTAGTGGTTCTATCACAGAACTTCGGAAACCTTGTGGTGTACATTCTGGGAGAATATTTGAGCTACCACGCGACGCTTTGGATTTGCTTGGCAGTGCCGTTATTACATCTTCTGGTATTCACGACTATGCCGGAGACGCCATCTTATTTGTTGAAATGCGGTAAAGTTGAG GAGGCTCGGGACGCCCTCGCTTGGCTGCGATGTCGGGAGACCTCAGAGCCCACAGTCGACAGTGAACTACAACTACTCCTGTTGGAACTAGAGCAGAACAAGGAGGGAAGATTCCTGAGCAACATTAAGACTTTGA TTTCCGACCGAAGCACCTTCCGAGCCTTCCGAATCACGCTGATCATCACCCTGGCACGAGAGATGTGTGGCTGCCTCACTGTCCTTCACTTCGCCTCGTTAATCTTCAACTACGCAAGCGCAGACGGGTGGATGCTGACTCCTAACCAGCAAGCAGCCTTATTAGGAGTCGTCCAGCTGATTGGCTCGTGTACTGCTTCTAGTTTAGTGGAGAGGACTGGTAGAAAG ATGCTTCTGGGCACCACATGCTTCGTGTCCGGGATAGCTCTGTGCGCCCTGGGCTCCTGGTTCTACGTGTCCAGCGTGGGCATCACAGGGGCGTCGTGGGTGCCCGTGGCGGCCCTGTGCCTGTGCATATATTGCGACGCCGCAGGGCTCCAGCCTGTGCCATTCGTTATTATGACTGAGATGTTTTCTTTCCAG CTCCGTGGTACAGTCACCTCAATCGTGATCTCCTTCGCATGCGCACTCGTCTCCATCCAACTAAGAGTGTTCCAGCCCCTAGCAAACGCCGTGGGACTGTACCTCATCTTCTGGCTCTTCGCCGGGATTTGCCTCATTAGTACCGTCTACATCTTCATGGTAGTCCCGGAGACAAGGATGAGGAGTATTGACGAGATTTACGCGGAGATAGGAGGGAAGAAAGAGAGTAAAGACTGCGAGGCTGATGTTACCAGGCTGTAA